One Fuerstiella marisgermanici DNA window includes the following coding sequences:
- a CDS encoding peroxiredoxin family protein, whose protein sequence is MPYRPRTLVLPAAAIIIAALCGYRMANPRGPAAPGELPPELRPAPSFTLYDQDSTLVNLEAFLHRHRIAIVFYDGSRGPEANPVLMELREFHPALKRESVIVLGVSTALPQENRNNSSQPFPFPLLTDAAPLEANSVHRTWDRLLEPASPDMPPKTKPSVFVIDRQGLVAWDGDFPKPESDGGAGIVARLLGG, encoded by the coding sequence ATGCCTTACCGACCTCGCACATTAGTCCTACCCGCCGCCGCGATCATCATTGCGGCTCTTTGCGGCTACCGCATGGCCAATCCGCGCGGCCCGGCAGCTCCTGGAGAATTACCGCCGGAACTCAGGCCGGCACCGTCGTTCACTCTTTACGATCAGGATTCAACGCTGGTCAATCTGGAAGCGTTTCTGCATCGACACCGCATTGCGATTGTGTTTTATGACGGCAGCAGAGGCCCTGAGGCCAACCCGGTGCTTATGGAATTGCGCGAATTCCACCCGGCATTGAAGCGTGAGAGCGTGATCGTACTCGGTGTTTCGACAGCTCTGCCGCAGGAAAACCGCAACAACAGTTCGCAGCCGTTCCCCTTTCCACTACTGACAGACGCCGCGCCACTGGAAGCAAATTCGGTGCACCGAACGTGGGACCGACTTCTCGAACCGGCATCCCCCGACATGCCTCCGAAAACGAAGCCAAGCGTCTTCGTTATCGACCGCCAGGGTCTGGTCGCCTGGGACGGTGATTTCCCAAAGCCCGAGTCGGATGGCGGCGCAGGAATTGTGGCTCGGCTGTTAGGTGGATAA
- the hemW gene encoding radical SAM family heme chaperone HemW, producing the protein MPDRPPIPNVYAKPDNNRNAPAAVYFHVPFCLHRCGYCDFTLVARQDELIPSYLTALQNELAMLDRVYDVDTIFIGGGTPTHLTAAQLEQLLQLISNHFRLTSGGEFSIEANPDGLDDERLAPLADAGVNRLSLGVQSFDDNVLKTLERQHAGEEAIEVVYRAKERFANLSLDLIFGVPGQSMDVWQQTLATAMQLPLTHVSTYGLTFEKGTDFFSRLKHGSLAAVPDELERDMYGLAISELNGAGLQHYEISNFARPSSRCRHNQVYWAADEYFAFGPGAARYVNGIRSTNARNVSRWINAWLKNEVALQDHECLNAEQSAREAIYLGLRRVDGIDLAKFEARFGCSLADLAGESLDRNIAANNLEIVDASLRLTAEGRFIADSVVADFL; encoded by the coding sequence GTGCCTGATCGACCGCCCATCCCCAACGTCTACGCCAAACCGGATAACAACCGCAACGCGCCGGCGGCCGTCTATTTCCATGTGCCGTTTTGCCTGCATCGCTGCGGCTACTGCGACTTTACTTTGGTCGCAAGGCAGGACGAACTGATCCCGTCGTATCTGACCGCGCTGCAGAACGAACTGGCAATGCTGGATCGGGTGTACGACGTGGACACAATTTTCATCGGTGGAGGCACGCCCACTCACTTGACGGCTGCTCAACTTGAACAACTGCTGCAACTGATCTCCAACCACTTTCGATTGACCAGCGGCGGCGAATTTTCCATCGAAGCGAATCCAGACGGACTGGACGATGAACGTCTGGCACCGCTGGCCGATGCAGGAGTGAATCGGTTGAGCCTCGGCGTGCAGTCGTTTGACGACAACGTGCTGAAGACGCTCGAACGTCAGCACGCAGGCGAGGAAGCGATCGAAGTGGTGTACCGCGCGAAGGAACGCTTCGCCAACCTATCGTTGGATCTGATCTTCGGTGTGCCAGGGCAATCGATGGACGTGTGGCAGCAAACTCTGGCGACCGCGATGCAACTGCCGCTCACCCACGTTTCCACCTATGGTCTGACGTTCGAAAAGGGGACCGACTTCTTCAGCCGCCTGAAGCATGGCAGCCTGGCGGCTGTCCCTGACGAACTGGAACGCGACATGTACGGCTTAGCGATATCCGAACTAAATGGCGCCGGATTGCAGCACTACGAAATCTCCAACTTTGCTCGGCCGAGTTCGCGATGCCGCCACAACCAGGTCTACTGGGCGGCCGACGAATACTTCGCCTTCGGCCCCGGAGCCGCTCGTTACGTGAACGGCATTCGCAGCACCAACGCCCGCAACGTGAGCCGCTGGATAAACGCCTGGCTGAAAAACGAAGTCGCTTTGCAGGATCATGAATGTCTAAACGCTGAACAGAGTGCGCGAGAAGCAATTTATCTGGGACTGCGCCGGGTTGACGGCATCGACCTGGCTAAGTTCGAAGCGAGATTCGGATGCAGCCTGGCAGATCTGGCTGGCGAGAGTCTCGACCGCAACATCGCCGCCAACAACCTGGAAATCGTCGATGCCAGTTTGCGATTGACGGCGGAAGGCCGCTTTATCGCGGACTCGGTGGTGGCCGATTTTCTGTAG
- a CDS encoding ArnT family glycosyltransferase: MTAQNDVSPAGKPTQRASRWLIGIVFCSVAFRVILLMFRADDLRTDPDAYVALAKTVLETGGFCKPGSVEPTAFRPPLYPMLLAVVMWTGIKASTAVGLINLIASAVLTIVTWWIARVLGLRGIWPGVAAAVSCCDPLLLRYSVLPMTEVLSAALLSMALLNVLKLCLSKTEDSDIEKPANATTAIVAGLCFGLAGLCRPIAFVTCAVVSGYLVARSLLFRRDHCLSLKLAVTPALMAAVILAPWVIRNYYQFERFIPATTHGGYTLLLGNNETFYDEVVLAPKNTAWEGASLEKWQRQLAERMAADNVDTASEAEIDQWMYAQAKGTILANRGTFAKACWLRWKRFWALRPTVNSRGIPRWLGRGAAAWFAVLWLGLVGSLFSCSERRAHKQLLWLAVASFLLIHTFYWTNARMRTPLTAVLSVLAVCGWRSWIDLLKWRSKSRTSI, encoded by the coding sequence ATGACAGCTCAGAATGACGTTTCACCAGCGGGTAAGCCGACTCAACGCGCATCCCGCTGGTTGATCGGCATCGTGTTTTGCAGCGTGGCTTTTCGAGTCATCCTGCTGATGTTTCGAGCCGACGATTTGCGAACCGATCCGGACGCCTACGTCGCACTGGCAAAGACGGTTCTGGAAACAGGCGGCTTCTGCAAGCCCGGTAGCGTCGAACCCACCGCCTTTCGTCCTCCGCTTTACCCGATGCTACTGGCCGTCGTCATGTGGACGGGCATAAAGGCTTCGACGGCTGTTGGCCTCATCAATCTGATCGCGAGCGCCGTGCTGACCATTGTGACATGGTGGATCGCTCGCGTCCTCGGTCTTCGCGGAATCTGGCCAGGCGTGGCGGCGGCCGTCAGTTGCTGTGATCCGCTGCTACTGCGCTACAGCGTTCTGCCAATGACGGAAGTGCTTAGTGCCGCGTTGCTGAGTATGGCATTATTGAATGTCCTCAAACTGTGCCTGAGTAAAACCGAGGACTCAGACATTGAGAAACCAGCCAACGCAACAACCGCTATCGTGGCGGGTCTGTGCTTCGGGCTGGCGGGATTGTGTCGTCCCATCGCTTTCGTAACCTGCGCCGTGGTGAGCGGATATCTGGTCGCACGGAGTCTGTTGTTTCGTCGAGACCACTGCCTTTCCCTGAAGCTGGCCGTCACGCCCGCGTTGATGGCGGCTGTCATTCTGGCGCCGTGGGTCATCAGAAATTATTATCAATTCGAACGCTTCATTCCCGCAACAACTCACGGTGGCTACACGCTTCTGCTGGGCAACAATGAGACGTTTTATGATGAAGTCGTTCTTGCTCCTAAAAACACGGCGTGGGAAGGCGCGAGTCTGGAGAAATGGCAACGACAGCTGGCCGAGCGAATGGCGGCGGACAACGTCGACACAGCTTCCGAAGCGGAAATAGATCAGTGGATGTACGCCCAGGCAAAGGGCACGATCCTCGCAAACCGCGGCACGTTCGCCAAAGCCTGTTGGCTGCGCTGGAAGCGTTTCTGGGCATTGCGGCCCACAGTCAATAGCCGGGGCATCCCGCGTTGGTTGGGTCGAGGAGCGGCCGCGTGGTTTGCTGTGCTGTGGCTGGGCCTGGTGGGCTCGCTCTTCTCCTGCAGCGAACGGCGAGCCCACAAGCAGCTGCTCTGGCTGGCGGTCGCTTCTTTTCTGCTGATTCATACGTTCTATTGGACAAACGCAAGAATGAGGACCCCGCTAACCGCCGTGCTTTCCGTTTTGGCGGTGTGCGGCTGGAGATCGTGGATTGACCTGTTGAAGTGGCGGTCAAAATCGCGAACGTCGATTTAA
- a CDS encoding potassium channel family protein, producing the protein MNPSTVQRVAVIGLGRFGTSLARRLSSHGAEVVAMDNEEQLVDEIASDVAIAVRLNSTDEAALRSQEVDRVDCAVIAIGENFEAALLTTVICKKNLKIPHVICRAQTEFHAEIFRQIGADEVIQPEQNAGEMLGRRLAHPRINDYITLAEGFTILEMVAPTKFVGKTVREINLRPTYQVNLIAIRRHAEATEPKTAEVGDSDLPAPQVDTSKLISVPGPNDRIEATDVLLLAGSEESLAGLPQE; encoded by the coding sequence ATGAATCCTTCCACAGTGCAGCGAGTGGCCGTGATCGGGCTCGGTCGTTTCGGAACATCATTGGCTCGTCGGCTTTCCAGTCACGGAGCCGAAGTGGTGGCCATGGATAATGAAGAGCAGCTTGTCGATGAAATCGCATCGGATGTCGCCATCGCCGTGCGATTGAATTCAACCGATGAGGCGGCGTTGCGAAGCCAGGAAGTTGATCGCGTCGATTGTGCCGTAATCGCCATCGGAGAAAACTTTGAAGCAGCGCTGTTGACGACGGTCATCTGTAAGAAAAATCTGAAAATCCCACACGTCATTTGCCGAGCTCAAACGGAGTTCCATGCTGAGATCTTTCGCCAAATTGGCGCCGACGAAGTGATTCAACCGGAACAGAACGCTGGCGAAATGCTGGGCCGCCGATTGGCTCACCCCCGCATCAACGACTACATCACGCTGGCCGAAGGTTTCACGATTCTGGAAATGGTGGCCCCCACAAAGTTTGTCGGAAAGACGGTGAGGGAAATTAATCTTCGGCCCACCTATCAGGTGAACCTGATCGCCATCCGGCGGCATGCCGAAGCGACGGAGCCCAAAACGGCGGAGGTGGGCGATTCAGATCTGCCCGCGCCGCAAGTCGATACGTCGAAGCTCATCAGCGTGCCCGGACCGAACGATCGCATCGAAGCGACGGACGTACTGTTGCTGGCCGGTTCTGAAGAATCATTGGCCGGATTGCCGCAGGAATAG
- a CDS encoding AAA family ATPase, translated as MNDLPPQMIIVGGPNGAGKTTFVRESQEQFGYTYLGADKIAADICPESPESVAMEAGRQFIIQIAALIGSRENFVVESTLSGRSFRRSIEAARRTGYVVDTTFVFVKSTDASIARVAQRVRVHPLSGMFCCRLKKQVYPDG; from the coding sequence ATGAACGATCTTCCCCCACAGATGATCATCGTCGGCGGCCCAAACGGAGCCGGAAAAACAACCTTCGTGCGCGAGTCGCAGGAACAATTCGGCTACACGTATCTTGGTGCCGACAAAATCGCGGCGGACATTTGTCCGGAATCGCCTGAGTCTGTCGCTATGGAAGCCGGACGGCAGTTTATCATTCAGATCGCCGCGTTGATCGGTTCTCGTGAAAACTTCGTGGTCGAGTCGACGTTGTCGGGCCGGAGCTTCCGCAGGTCGATTGAAGCAGCGAGGCGAACGGGGTACGTCGTGGACACAACATTCGTCTTCGTCAAGTCGACCGACGCGAGTATCGCTCGCGTTGCTCAGCGTGTTCGGGTGCATCCGCTGTCTGGGATGTTTTGTTGCAGGTTGAAAAAACAGGTGTACCCTGATGGGTGA
- a CDS encoding M56 family metallopeptidase, producing MIEFEFVNPTISARLSLVLMHSLWQFTLLATGLWIIERLWRRLTVQRSYALHVSALCAGLLALPVTWCLIELPRSLLDAPVASSSTRPELLAAASKRNIAEHALTTNSKSTNRGHVPEVKTTSELAASFDEAGVVQQASTEAAAGSPSREVDVVAAESVTSFTWVAVTPWLVAAYAVGVMVMLVRLLLAVTRTSRLVRTAMVIADGALVNSLKSLAEQWAMKSIPILAATERIIVPQVVGLVRPTILLPASALTGLTHDQLVLILTHEMAHLRRHDMWVNLLQRIAETLLFYNPPLWYVTRRISTLREYCCDDLTCDASSPTAQQQQVQYATALLRVVEVCSNDRPAKPELASLAASGHAPSELRRRIARLFGEPLREPLRVTRGGLLAVIGAVGLLLAGPFVWPATGADEATAVADEPASNDEANLQAKQPESESRLFSLKVVGPNGKPLPKAQVQIRSNPSVTKDQIVRGEYVKDGQYGNHVIADENGRVSFALPKKFGRLNLSIKHSGFGPYWADFSPGNHLPEISGEFIAELDAGWIVGGIVVDEHGEPVEGVEVKPSVKHKMRPGDTSRLGVGTRIKTDADGKWRFEHVPASKSDVHVEVSHPSFQPHYQRLARDTFGLKGDAQPSAKIQLKRGLSVTGTVTDEAGQPIEGALIRTKFVNDLREAKTNREGVYKLEGCDEKMARIVVSASGKATDMQTVRVVSDMEPVNFVMKPGGHVKIRVVDENGKGVPKARIFYQDWRRGQAYWEFDHKPDYADENGVWEWNEAPLDEFTADICRPGGMQLVNQRLFSRDEEFVFTPPKMLVIFGKVTDAKTQKPIDKFRVVPGTRDDPDFQPGIRWDSSDAFDAQKGAYTFEQNRTSPAHLVRIEAEGYKVASSREIKSNEGKVEVDFALEPAEKITVQLQDSDGAPAIAAEVVIGVASNQISIKNGDIGESQTYAHRLKSDADGRFTIASRDEPFQIVVMHESGFAHLESTETPVPEILTLTPWARAVGTYRIGNKPAANIRLNLSGNGLWANWPGPNIFSQNSAKTDANGHFEFPRVFPGRSRIGRQIDFMMNDGATVVASAVRPSAEFVAGETTTINLGGTGRPVTGRLVPPADFKEQVLWNFAIINAEADLQPPKPDDAPADVADDPVRRAGWWEAWKTTTQGQEWQQEYQEYKRIRDEYPTIMATVDRDGSFRIDDVPSGRYVLSVYFSSGTPLTGPLDWRVLTRSSGSVHSLSPGSIRDVKFTVPRVEEGEAADAVELGTLQLE from the coding sequence GTGATTGAATTCGAATTCGTGAATCCGACGATCAGTGCTCGCCTGAGTCTGGTGTTGATGCACAGCCTGTGGCAGTTCACGTTGCTGGCCACCGGGCTATGGATAATCGAACGCCTTTGGCGACGACTCACGGTACAGCGCAGTTACGCACTGCACGTTTCGGCACTTTGCGCCGGGCTGCTGGCCTTGCCGGTGACATGGTGCCTGATTGAGTTGCCTCGTTCGCTGTTGGATGCTCCCGTCGCATCATCCTCAACGCGGCCGGAGCTTCTCGCCGCAGCGTCCAAACGGAACATCGCAGAGCATGCATTGACCACAAATTCGAAATCGACGAACCGGGGCCATGTACCCGAAGTTAAAACCACTAGCGAACTGGCCGCGAGCTTCGACGAAGCGGGTGTCGTGCAGCAGGCCAGCACGGAAGCAGCTGCTGGAAGCCCCAGCCGCGAAGTAGACGTGGTCGCAGCGGAAAGCGTCACCTCCTTTACGTGGGTGGCGGTCACTCCGTGGTTGGTCGCGGCTTATGCCGTCGGCGTTATGGTGATGCTGGTTCGTCTGCTGCTGGCTGTCACTCGCACCAGTCGGTTGGTTCGTACGGCTATGGTTATTGCGGACGGTGCGCTGGTGAATTCCCTGAAGTCGTTGGCCGAACAGTGGGCCATGAAGTCCATTCCCATTCTGGCCGCGACCGAACGCATTATAGTGCCGCAAGTCGTGGGGCTCGTGCGACCGACCATCCTTCTGCCCGCGTCGGCATTGACCGGACTGACACACGATCAACTGGTCCTGATTCTGACGCACGAGATGGCTCATTTGCGGCGGCACGACATGTGGGTCAACCTGCTGCAACGAATTGCTGAGACGCTGCTGTTTTACAATCCGCCGCTGTGGTACGTGACTCGCCGCATCAGCACTCTGCGAGAATACTGCTGCGACGATTTAACGTGCGATGCGTCCAGTCCCACGGCCCAACAGCAACAGGTGCAATACGCCACGGCGCTATTAAGAGTGGTGGAAGTCTGTTCGAACGACCGTCCCGCGAAGCCGGAACTCGCGTCCCTCGCTGCCAGCGGCCATGCCCCGTCAGAACTGCGTCGCCGGATCGCTCGACTGTTCGGTGAACCATTGCGTGAACCCTTGCGTGTTACTCGCGGAGGACTTCTGGCCGTCATTGGAGCGGTCGGCTTGTTGTTGGCCGGGCCATTCGTTTGGCCTGCGACCGGTGCGGACGAAGCTACGGCGGTGGCCGATGAACCGGCGTCAAACGATGAAGCGAATCTGCAGGCGAAGCAGCCGGAAAGCGAATCGCGATTGTTCTCACTGAAGGTTGTCGGCCCGAACGGGAAGCCACTGCCAAAAGCGCAGGTCCAGATTCGATCGAACCCTTCTGTCACGAAGGATCAGATTGTTCGCGGTGAATACGTGAAGGATGGGCAGTATGGTAACCACGTCATTGCAGACGAGAACGGCCGGGTGTCGTTCGCACTGCCGAAAAAGTTCGGTCGCTTGAATCTGAGCATTAAGCATTCCGGCTTCGGTCCGTACTGGGCGGATTTCAGTCCGGGAAACCACCTGCCGGAGATTTCCGGCGAGTTCATTGCCGAACTGGACGCTGGCTGGATCGTCGGCGGAATTGTTGTCGACGAACACGGCGAGCCGGTTGAGGGCGTCGAAGTCAAACCCAGCGTTAAGCACAAAATGCGGCCCGGTGACACCTCAAGGCTTGGCGTCGGAACGCGAATCAAAACAGACGCTGACGGCAAATGGCGTTTCGAACATGTGCCCGCTTCGAAGAGCGATGTGCATGTTGAAGTCAGTCATCCGAGTTTTCAGCCTCATTATCAGCGACTGGCTCGCGATACGTTTGGGCTTAAAGGCGACGCTCAGCCTTCCGCGAAAATTCAACTGAAACGCGGCCTGTCGGTAACCGGCACCGTCACCGACGAAGCCGGGCAGCCGATCGAAGGAGCGTTGATTCGTACGAAGTTTGTCAACGATCTGCGAGAAGCCAAAACCAATAGAGAGGGCGTTTACAAACTCGAAGGCTGCGATGAAAAGATGGCTCGCATCGTGGTTTCGGCCAGTGGCAAGGCAACGGATATGCAAACGGTGCGAGTCGTCTCGGACATGGAACCAGTCAACTTCGTAATGAAACCTGGTGGCCATGTCAAAATCCGAGTCGTCGATGAAAACGGCAAGGGTGTTCCGAAGGCTCGCATCTTCTATCAGGACTGGCGGCGCGGGCAGGCGTATTGGGAGTTCGATCACAAGCCCGACTACGCCGACGAAAACGGCGTATGGGAATGGAACGAAGCACCGTTGGACGAATTCACGGCGGACATTTGTCGCCCCGGCGGCATGCAGTTGGTTAACCAACGGTTGTTCTCACGCGACGAAGAATTCGTATTCACGCCGCCAAAGATGCTGGTGATTTTCGGCAAGGTCACCGACGCCAAAACGCAGAAGCCAATCGACAAGTTTCGCGTCGTTCCTGGAACACGCGACGATCCCGATTTTCAACCGGGAATCCGTTGGGACTCCAGTGACGCCTTCGATGCGCAAAAAGGTGCCTACACATTTGAACAAAACCGCACTTCTCCCGCCCATCTGGTCCGTATCGAAGCGGAAGGCTACAAGGTGGCATCATCGCGGGAAATCAAGTCGAACGAAGGCAAGGTCGAAGTCGATTTCGCTCTGGAGCCTGCGGAAAAGATCACGGTGCAGTTGCAGGATTCAGACGGTGCACCAGCCATCGCAGCGGAAGTCGTCATCGGAGTCGCCAGCAATCAGATCAGCATCAAGAATGGCGACATAGGAGAATCGCAAACGTACGCTCACCGGCTGAAATCCGATGCGGACGGTCGCTTCACGATCGCTTCACGCGACGAGCCGTTCCAAATCGTCGTGATGCACGAATCCGGGTTCGCTCATTTGGAGAGTACTGAAACTCCAGTTCCCGAAATACTTACGCTGACTCCGTGGGCGCGAGCCGTTGGCACATACCGCATTGGAAACAAGCCCGCTGCCAACATTCGACTCAACCTGTCCGGCAATGGACTCTGGGCGAATTGGCCTGGGCCAAACATCTTCAGCCAGAATTCAGCGAAGACAGATGCGAATGGTCATTTCGAATTTCCTCGCGTGTTTCCCGGACGATCGCGAATTGGTCGACAGATCGACTTCATGATGAACGATGGAGCCACGGTCGTCGCCTCCGCAGTGCGTCCATCAGCGGAATTTGTTGCGGGGGAAACAACCACGATCAACCTCGGCGGTACCGGACGCCCGGTGACGGGCAGGCTGGTGCCACCTGCCGACTTCAAGGAACAGGTGTTGTGGAACTTCGCCATCATCAATGCGGAAGCCGACCTTCAACCACCGAAGCCCGACGATGCTCCGGCCGATGTAGCCGACGATCCCGTACGGCGAGCCGGATGGTGGGAAGCCTGGAAGACGACGACTCAGGGCCAAGAGTGGCAACAGGAATATCAAGAATACAAGCGCATCCGCGACGAATATCCGACGATCATGGCGACGGTTGATCGAGACGGCTCATTTCGGATCGACGATGTCCCATCGGGCCGATACGTACTTAGTGTTTATTTCAGCAGCGGTACGCCACTGACTGGACCTTTGGACTGGCGGGTTTTGACTCGCAGCAGCGGGAGCGTTCATTCGTTGTCACCGGGATCGATTCGCGACGTGAAATTTACGGTGCCGCGGGTCGAAGAAGGCGAAGCCGCCGACGCCGTCGAGCTGGGAACGCTGCAACTGGAGTGA
- a CDS encoding type I 3-dehydroquinate dehydratase, which translates to MICISVTPSSRTLAPADLLNASRKADLIELCLDSFIKTPEVAALLKMCDKPILISCRRKRDGGNWAGSEEERMQLLRNSIVAGPAFIELDLEIANRVPRFGETKRVISYTSLNRPLGKIDDIFEQCWNAKADVVKVTWPTEDLDAAWPLLAAVSQSRELPVVGQGIGKSGLTFSLLGRRYGSPWIYAALERGMEAYEGQPNVWQLEEDYWWGDINRKTRFLGVIGMGAAENSTVRVLNAAFHELNKPIRCLPLLPGKIDRLPKMLSTLKINGLLIDPHHASDLSGMCRPGDEMAEQTGFMDLAMEGKNGWKGKTTLFDALETVANDVRGDRWANGRVATVFGTGPIAAAAVQYLKNKNGAVSVAAPSDNTAMAAAKKASVRHIPWSAIHATSTDVVILAGAEIRSGVNRGELNPSLIREGMTVVDLTTYPRESAFAEEARARGAHYISPLQVFAQQLKMQFKTLTGLELPETAFERGMGRA; encoded by the coding sequence ATGATCTGCATTTCCGTCACGCCCTCTTCCCGCACGCTGGCTCCCGCCGACTTGTTGAACGCGTCTCGCAAAGCCGATCTGATCGAACTGTGCCTGGACAGCTTCATCAAGACGCCGGAGGTGGCGGCTTTACTGAAGATGTGCGACAAGCCGATCCTGATTTCGTGTCGCCGCAAGCGAGACGGTGGCAATTGGGCGGGAAGCGAAGAAGAACGCATGCAGCTTCTTCGCAACTCCATCGTCGCCGGTCCCGCGTTTATCGAACTGGACCTGGAAATTGCTAACAGGGTACCTCGGTTCGGCGAGACAAAACGAGTGATCAGCTACACCAGTTTGAATCGGCCGTTGGGAAAGATCGACGACATCTTTGAGCAGTGTTGGAATGCCAAAGCGGACGTCGTCAAAGTCACGTGGCCGACAGAAGATCTTGACGCCGCATGGCCTCTGCTGGCCGCCGTTTCCCAATCGCGCGAATTGCCGGTGGTGGGGCAGGGGATCGGTAAGTCTGGGCTCACATTTTCGCTGCTTGGCCGTCGCTATGGTTCGCCGTGGATCTATGCCGCATTGGAACGAGGCATGGAGGCGTACGAAGGTCAGCCGAATGTTTGGCAACTGGAAGAAGACTACTGGTGGGGCGACATCAACAGAAAGACTCGCTTTCTGGGCGTCATCGGCATGGGAGCGGCGGAGAACTCAACCGTACGAGTTCTGAACGCCGCGTTCCACGAATTAAACAAACCCATCCGCTGCCTGCCGTTGCTGCCCGGGAAGATCGATCGCCTTCCAAAGATGTTGAGTACTCTGAAAATCAACGGCCTGCTGATCGACCCGCATCATGCGAGCGACCTGAGCGGTATGTGTCGGCCGGGCGACGAAATGGCGGAACAAACGGGCTTCATGGATTTGGCGATGGAAGGGAAGAACGGCTGGAAGGGCAAAACGACTCTGTTTGACGCTTTGGAAACGGTTGCCAACGACGTGCGAGGCGATCGCTGGGCGAACGGTCGCGTCGCCACGGTGTTTGGCACCGGTCCAATCGCCGCAGCTGCCGTGCAGTATCTCAAGAACAAGAACGGAGCCGTCAGTGTCGCGGCCCCATCCGACAACACGGCGATGGCGGCAGCGAAGAAGGCGTCCGTGAGGCATATTCCGTGGTCCGCCATTCATGCGACATCGACGGACGTTGTCATCCTGGCCGGCGCCGAAATTCGCAGTGGCGTTAACCGAGGCGAATTGAACCCGTCGCTGATTCGCGAAGGCATGACGGTTGTCGACCTGACCACGTATCCACGCGAATCGGCCTTCGCCGAAGAAGCCCGCGCTCGAGGAGCTCACTACATCAGCCCGCTACAAGTGTTCGCTCAGCAACTAAAAATGCAATTCAAAACACTCACGGGACTCGAACTTCCAGAAACCGCGTTCGAACGCGGAATGGGACGGGCATAG
- a CDS encoding enoyl-ACP reductase FabI gives MDFLQLTGKNILVVGVANRKSVAWHTAKLLLEAGANVIFSVRSEERATTVRKLAPESRVFVCDVEHQDQIDRLKTDVTGCVDVLHGMVHSVAFADYSAGWLPFHETPRDAFLQAVNISCYSLVALSNAFKESLDPEHGSVVTISISTTRMAAENYGYMAPVKAALDSSICFLAKSFSKFSKVRFNAVCPGLLKTSASAGIPGYVDSYLFAEKATLRKKAVQTDEVASAVAFMLSPRSSAINSQGIVLDAGMGTNYFDDELTHDSSE, from the coding sequence ATGGATTTTCTGCAGCTTACCGGTAAAAATATTCTCGTCGTTGGCGTTGCGAATCGAAAAAGCGTGGCGTGGCATACTGCTAAACTGCTGCTCGAAGCCGGCGCAAACGTGATCTTTTCTGTGCGATCGGAAGAACGAGCCACAACGGTGCGGAAGTTGGCTCCCGAATCACGCGTCTTCGTGTGCGACGTTGAGCATCAGGACCAGATCGATCGCCTGAAGACAGACGTCACTGGCTGTGTCGACGTCTTACATGGCATGGTGCATTCAGTGGCGTTCGCGGACTATTCCGCAGGCTGGCTGCCCTTCCACGAAACCCCGCGAGACGCGTTTCTGCAGGCAGTCAACATTTCCTGCTATTCGCTGGTCGCGCTGTCCAACGCGTTTAAGGAATCACTCGACCCGGAACACGGCAGCGTCGTCACGATTTCGATTTCGACAACTCGCATGGCAGCCGAGAACTATGGTTATATGGCTCCGGTGAAAGCGGCTTTGGATTCTTCCATCTGTTTTCTGGCCAAGTCGTTTTCGAAGTTTTCAAAGGTGCGATTCAACGCTGTGTGTCCGGGATTATTGAAGACTTCCGCGTCGGCGGGTATCCCCGGTTATGTTGATAGTTATCTGTTTGCCGAAAAGGCGACTCTGCGGAAAAAAGCCGTCCAAACGGATGAAGTCGCGTCGGCCGTGGCGTTCATGCTAAGCCCGCGATCGTCGGCGATCAATTCGCAGGGAATCGTGCTGGACGCCGGCATGGGTACCAACTATTTCGATGACGAGCTGACTCATGACAGCTCAGAATGA
- a CDS encoding BlaI/MecI/CopY family transcriptional regulator, producing MARSESEHPTELELEILKVLWHESPLLVRDVRARLEEHADRPLAHSSVITMLNIMHRKGFLNRRKEGKSFLFWPKVPKERVMGGMMSDLLSRLFEGSPSAMVLNLLETADVDLEELAEIRKLIARKAKETKRD from the coding sequence ATGGCACGATCAGAGTCTGAACATCCAACGGAACTGGAACTGGAAATCCTGAAGGTTTTGTGGCACGAATCGCCGCTGCTGGTGCGAGACGTGAGGGCTCGCCTTGAAGAGCACGCTGATCGACCGCTCGCTCACAGTTCCGTCATCACGATGTTGAACATCATGCACCGTAAAGGCTTCCTGAATCGCCGCAAGGAAGGCAAGTCTTTTTTGTTCTGGCCGAAGGTTCCTAAAGAACGCGTGATGGGTGGCATGATGAGCGACCTGTTGTCGCGGCTGTTTGAAGGTTCACCATCCGCAATGGTCCTGAACCTGTTGGAAACAGCCGACGTCGATTTGGAAGAACTCGCCGAGATCCGCAAGCTGATTGCTCGCAAAGCGAAGGAGACGAAACGTGATTGA